GAAGACGAACCTGAAGAGACTGTCAATATACTATCGATATTTTCCAATGGAAGCAAGAACAGGGccaaaagaattttttaacttCTTGACCCAGAGACACTTAAGGATTTAACGGAGGAAGAAATAACTCGTGTTAAAGAAATCATCCGAAAGAACCCGCATATCTTCGAGCTACCCGGGGAGAAACTTAAAGCAACAACACTAGTGTCGCACAAGATACCTACTACTACAAATGTCCCAGTACGATTGAAAGGATACATACCAAGTTatgaagagaaagaggagttAGGGCGCCAGATAGAGCAGATGCTGAAGGATGCCATAATCAGACCCACAGATTCGCCCTAAAGCTCTCCTACAAACGTGATACCCAAAAAGCCCGCAGTGGACGGTACGAAAAGATGGCGATTAGTAACAGACTTTAGAAAACTGAACGAAGTAACGGTGGAAAATAGCTACTCGATACCCAATACAGCGGATATTATTGACAGCGTCGCCTCAGCTAGGTACATAACCGCCATAGACTTGAGGACCGCTTTCTACCAGATactgcgacgttgcaaacgtcgcagccgcgtcgatacgaggaatctcgttcgatgcggccaagctctgagtaCGCGGAAGAtacaagcgagttggattgttgttgtcggtgccagcctgacctcgagttcgaggaacgggccggctaaccgtccacgttagcgcgagagtgagcctcgtcggcgcgcgcgctgattggtcctccgcatgtcgcgagccaatcagcgggagccgatgtgcgactcgctatccgcgcggactgccagccaatcaggcgcgaggaagatgcgcgggcccgacgagcgcgagaacgagcgggaaatcggggagttctctcacgactgtcgacggagtacgtcgacgtgcgagagagatacgtggcctcctctgttacgaggagaattgggagagtctcccgaggttgtgcgagtgtgcgagagtgtgagagagtcacaggtgcagcgcgttggcacgagcaagtgccgacgcccggacgagccagcaaccatccgcacgagaggaaggaagctagccagtccgccatcattgtccggaggaccagagcaaccagcagccttggcgtgggagagccgaggaagctagccgtcaccaggtctacgagagtcagggaggcgccggcgggagcaccgacggacgtccaccagggagagagcgagtaagaaagtattagagagagagagagagagagaaagagatagagagagagagagagagaaagagagagagagagagagagagaaagagagagagagagagagagagagagagagagagagagagagagagagagagagagagagagagagagagagagagagagagagagagagagaaaaagagatagagagagagagaaagagatagagagagagagagagagaaagagatagagagagagagagagagagagagatccgagagtgaggcgagtgtggtgcgggcacactagagagagagagaactcgagagaccagggtgtttgtgtgcagtgcgggcgcacaccaagacgtcttctgcgcgaggcgtctggccagcgcacgagagagagattagattagattagattagattagatttatttgacgtacaatatgttgtacgataaattgtatacagcagcaatagtagtacagcaaaagtgtgtattgtgaaagtatgataatgtgaagatgggtcaagcgagagtgtgtgagtgtgtgcgtttgcgtgagtgtgtacaggcgtgtgtgtatgtgtgcgtttgagtgaatgtgtacaagcgaattcaagtgtttgtgttttcaagctcaagaaagtgctctttagctagtctcttgaaacctgagacagatgtagtgttacgaatgtgagatggcaggttgttccataggtatgaggcgctgatatgaaacgagttcctcagcgtctccgtcgcgaatgtcggaatatccagaggtatcacctccctcctaacaggccgaagtgtcacgcggaagtcaaagtatgccagtacgtatgatggtacggctgtgttaaacatttttcttaggaaacaaacagtgaaatacttcctgcgtccggcagtggttagccactgcaactcccgcctgtatggggaaatgtgctcatctcttcttacaccatagatgtaccgaattcctgtattcacgagcctctgaagttttaggtcgagttcctgcgtcaggtcacagtatacgagggaacagtagtctataagaggaaacaggagggcctgcactaagtgcttgcgcaacctgagattggtgcttttcctgaaaaagtaaagcctgtacattagtgtgtgagcacgcttacacacttgtgtaatatgctccctccacgtaagcttagagtcgagcaccaatcccagattacgcacggaagattcaaagctgacctgggcaccccctatgttaatgaaagtgttagttgttgagggtaatgcgtttatgtagtagggagagcccaggacaattgctttagttttagcaacattaagttttagcttattttgttcagcccaaccagtaatcctctcagcattggcactcatcttgtttgataaagaattgagctcttcgaggtggcattgactgtaaatttgcaagtcatccgcgtagatgagatggaaaacatcggtatcaaggcagaaaccgatgtcattgatgtacaatgcaaacagcagtggacccagaacggacccctgcggaacgccgatgttgagacgccgaggagaagaacgttcgttattgtcaccaacgacggcctgctctctaccagagaggtaggaggcaaaccagcggatgacttgctttgagaagccgaaggtggatagctttctcaggagcctgacgtgacacacagtgtcaaacgccttgctaaagtcaaagagaaggagtagtgttactttctttttgtttatcccagctctggcatcatcagttagcttaattaggccagactgagtgatgtgaccagtgcggaagcctgtttgaaggttatctagtaatagccttgattcaaggtattctgagacttgcctatgcactagccactccagagccttggagagaaagcagagaagtgaaatcggacggtaatcagtcagggctgttggtgagctgactttgttgagtgcgcgcacaagtgacattttccaggcagatgggaagcagggttcgctaagggacaggttgaaaatatgactttgtaagggagcaagaaccggcaaagcttttgagatgacaacctgtgggatgccatcgctccccctggcctgagtgtcaaagtgcgataccgcagccaacacgtccgattccgttataggtttgaattcgaaatgttccgggaggtcaaaactttccagggtaacaagatagagagagagagagagagagagagagagagagagagagagagagagagagagagagagagcagtgcgaggagacgcgtgtgcgtgagatagagacagcgcgagagaaaaccctatagctgcgcggctgcagcaggtcgggtttgccacaagcgggaggcatagcccgcgcgcgcgcgcgcgcgcgagagagagagagagagagagagagagagagagagaaagagatcaCACTGGCCGCGCGGCGACCGGCGAGAGCCGAGTCGAGCGCGTACGTGTGCGAGCGAGGCCGCGAGCGCGTACCACGTGACGCTACAGGCTACGGCTTGGGGGCTAACGTgcagacgcgagagagagagagagagagagagagagagagagagagagagagagagacagccgtcagcggactggacctgggcctgtggcccgccgtctgctgcacgagcgtggctcgtgtttgagcgtcccagcgtaagccctgcgtggctaaactatgtgcgggaggcactacaaccaccgtgttgtagggaagggctgggcgaaatacatgtgcaataaaacttaaccattgtgtgtgatcattttcccctctccctagcgttctcccaaacgtgatgatcgcggtcaaatcctacgtttagaaaaatcctagtgcatgcgaggctctaggtgttgcgcacctgtgttgggaggcacagcgtcgcaataCTAATGGACCCCGAAGGCGCCCACAAAACAGCCTTTACTCTACCGTTTGGTCATTACTGCTATCAACGTTTAGGAATGGGGCTCAAAAGTGCTCCTTCGACATTTCAGTCCCTAATGGACTTAGCGCTTGCAGGCCTACAAGGAACAGAACTGTACGTCTATTTAGATGATATAATCGTTTTCGCTAGGGATCTTGAAAAACACGGTTAGAAGTTCCGACGCTTGATGAAGAGACTAGAAGACGCCAACTTGACAATCAAACCTATAAAGTACCAATTCctacagagagagaggcacACTTTCTAACAGAAAATTAAAGCTGTAAATAAATCTCCAGTACCAACAAACGCCAAGAAAATCAAACAATTCTTAGGACCCGCAGGATATTACAGGCGCTTCATCAAGGACTTTGCGAAATCAGCAGCAATCCTATCTAGACTGTTGAGAAAGAACAAGCCCTTTGTGTGGAAAGAAGAGCATCAGCAAGCCTTGGACAAATTACGAACGGCATTGTGCGAGGAACCAGTGATAAAGGCACCGTACCTAACTATGCCCTTTTTAGTAATAAACGACGCATCTGATTACGCCATAGGAGCCATCTTGAGTTAAGGACAGTTAGGCAGCGAACAACCCTGTGCTTGCGTATTGCGAGTTCTCAATGGACCCGAGCTAAAATATTCCACCTACGACAGGGAACTGCTGTCTGTAGTGTTCGCGAAAGACCAATTTAGACACAACCTCGCAGGACGCAAATTTACAGAAGTAACGGATCATGAGCCCTTGAAACATTTCTTCAcgacacaaaaaaaaacccgATCTAACGTTCAACAGATTGAAGGTAGAGCTCAGAGGCTACGAATTCGACATTGTATACAGACCCGGAGATCGCAACGGAAACGCAGATGCACTCTCTAGAAATCCTATAGTTCCAAAGACAAATTGTTTCTCACAAATGTCAAAAAAACTCGGCAACAACTCGGGAAGCCGAATTCGCATGCGCGGGCTTATAACATAACCTTTTGAGGTTATTATGATGCAGTGTAATAGCACTTATTAAATATAAGATAAGaatgattattaataaaggcttatatttttattgattattttttaattaagtaatatcaaacattattttacatcTTGGTTATGTTGGTGACTTGAGTTAAATGGGAATCATTTTCTTAGTAGTCAACGTCCAAGCTCATTATTACTATTCCATCTGTGTTATATAAAAGCTAGATAtctaaatttttgtatagaTATTAGTTAAACAATTTAGAAATTAGTCACCgtatcagtttttacttaaataTTCTAGTTGGGATTCAGCACGAGGGCTATAAGAAATTTTGGATTTGGTGGGTGACATTTCTTGTTAGGCTTGTTCTAGAGGATCTAATTACTCTAGCCacttgtatttctggtttctagtgtatttttatatgtagaaagtaataataactttgtttattttcccaatgtattaataagaattttgaCTTCTAAAAGTTACAAATGGTTGTGAACACGATGactgattttcaaattttgttgctgCTCTCATTCAGAAAGTAATATACATAAAGAGCAGATCTTTTGCATGCACAtttcttttacaataatgaaacaatatttaaagttaaattttcctcaagtgatatacttttaatttccATCGGGACACCCATTTGAACATCTCAGCGATGAACCCTAATATTTACATGAGTGTTCAGATggaaattaaaagtatataacTTGAggaaaatttaactttaaatatttgtcGGAATTTGATTGTCTACTCAAGCCTCAATCAGCTTCAGCCTCGAAAAGAGGCTAGTTCGGCGCACCGCGTGAGTCAAAGACACGATATTCGTCAAATACGTTGTGAAGGGCCGCCTCGTGTTCGCACGCCGAGCGAGCGCCATCTTTCTCACACGCGTTCAGAGAGTCGCCACGTGCTCGCGCGTTGACCAAGCGCCATGCTTTTTTTGAGCTCTTCTCTCCATCTTTATCACTGGAAGGACGCCATATCTGCTCCGGTGTGTCTCTTTCTTTTGGGGAGTAGAAATGCCCTGTCGGGGCCGTGTCATGGTATGTGGCGTGGGTAACTGTAACGATCATTTCGATTTcggcactctctctctctctctctctctcgcgcgccagAGTCGGTCATGGAGGAGATCCAGGCGGTCATGTCAACGCGGATGTGGGTTGATACCCAAAAGGCGTGACGCAGTACATCTCAGGCGCGCCTATGTTCGCGCAGGCGACATGAGACAGGAACAAGGCGAAGTTCTAGTTCGTCCTCTCACCACGTGGCTGCCGGGGCTTGGCCACTGTGGTGCGAGATCGAGAACGCATGACCTTTCAGGCTCGAGTATCACTCGCCACGCGGCATATGGTTGCCACTGGCGGTTTGACGCATGCGAATCGATGCATATTGCGTAGCCATCTCCTCGTTGCTCGCCCTTGATCGCACTATAGATCAGGGCTCGAGAGCTGATTGTGAATGATCCGGGTTCGACTGGACTCCACTCGCAATGAGTGTCGAGCTGACGTTGATTATGATTTGCAGGGACAATGGCTGAGCTATTGGCGACGCAACAAGCCCTGGTGGCTGTGATCAAGGCATGCATCAGCACGATGGCCTCCACCCCTACTGACATCTGGACGATGGGCTTGGTCCGGGTCCGAATGGAGGTGCTGCAGAACTACTGGACGGACTTCCAGACAAATCATCTTGGGTTGATCGCATCAGCAGTCCCTGACGCCGACTACGACCGAGCCCGGGTGTACGCAGACATAGAAGGAGCCTACATATCTGCACAGTCGAAACTCTACGATGTTCAGCGCCGGCTGGAGGGTTCCGTGCCACCTGGCACCGGTCTGGATGACACATGACGATCAGATGCGACGGGTGCAGAGGCTCACCTGAGATTCGGGCGGCTACAACAGATCAACGTTCCTCCTTTCTCAGGCCGTCGAGAAGAGTGGGAGTCATTTAGAGACCTTTTCCGGGCGATAATCTACTGCGATCCGCGCCTCAGCGACGTAGCTAAATTATACTACCTTAAGACGCTCGTTCAGGGGAAAGCTAGAGCCGCTTTGGAGACCTTAAAATTGACCGATGCTAATTATTCTTCGGCTTGGCGTCTACTTCAATCCCGATATGAGCATCGGAGGCTGCTGGTGCAAGACCATCTGAATGCTTTACGAGCACTCCGCCCACTACGTGAAGAAAGCTCTGTTGGGCTTCGAGGTTTGTTCGATACGCTCAGTCGTCATCGTGATCAGTTGCTGACGCTACAGCGTCCCGTCGAGTCCTGGGACGACTGGTTCATTTCGATCGCCACGTCATGCATGAACCCCGTTACTCGCCGGGATTGGAAAGATGAGCTGGAGAAGCTTAACCCCAGCCCTATTGATGTGACGGCACCGGTGGCAGACTCcagccacctcgaggagccgATGGCCACTTATGCCAAGTTGTCAGAGTTCATCCAACGGAGATGCAACACGATTAGTTGTTAGCTGCATCGAGGCCGGTGTCCCAACTCCTCAGCCATGACGCTCCGCCAGTGGCCAATCAAGCAGCCGAGGTCCACGTAGCCTAGCCACTCGGGCCACGGCCAGTCAGTGCGTTCAATGCCAAGGCGATCACTACATCGAGCACTGCGATCGTTTCTTGAACATGCCCCCTGAGACGAGGAGAGACGTCGTGACCCGGGAAAGACTCTGCTTCAACTGTCTTCGGCCTGGACACGCAGCGCGGTCGTGGCTGTCCAAATCGGTCTGCCAGCACTGTCAAGCTCTTCACCACTCGCTGCTACACAACAGTCAACGAAAACAAGCCGCCACCGATGAGAACGTCGTCCCGCCGAAACAGGCGAAACCGTCGACCACGAATGCAGAGACTGCTGACTCCTCGAGCACCACCGCCACGTCGTCCTGACTAATCATTTTACCCACGGCCGTTCTCGGGATTGGTGATGGTCATTCTCGAACTCTCACCGTGAGAGCATtgctcgattcctgttccgAAGCATCCATCATATCTATGAAGTTATCGAATCGATTACGCATCATACCCGAACGAAGTGAGGTCATCATCAGCGGAGTGGGGGGCCAGACTCTCGAACGCGTCTCCATGAAGGCTCAGCTCACCCTTCACCTGCCAGATCATCATACTCCGCTCGCTTTCGAAGCGCTTTGCGTTCGGAACCTCGGCATCTCCACCCCGGCATCGCCTGTGGACGGTCAAGCTACGCTGCCCTGGCAAGGATTAAAGCTGGCTGACCCACAGTTTGGCACATCTGGGGACATTGAACTGCTCATGGGTGCCGATGTACTCCCGGATATCCTGAGAGCTGGGCTTCTCCGGCGGTGTGACCTCACAGCACAGCGCACAGCGGTTGGATGGACGATCTCCGGGCGTGCCTCAACGGCCCACACTGCCACCCAAACTTCTGCCTGTTTAGTATTGCGAAGTGAAATCGAAACCCCATGGCACCAACAATTGATGGGCGCACTACAACGCTTTTGGGAGGTGGAAGAGATGCCTCGCTCCATTCGTCAATCACCAGAAGATGAAGCCTGCGAGCGCATTTTTCTCGAACATCGGCGAGAGACCGGTGGTAGATACTTCGTGAGATTACCCGTTAAGCCAGGCGCCTTGGCACTTCTGGAGGACGGACTGGCGGGGGCCCGAGTTGCTCTTCGATCTCTCCAGCGTCGCATGAGTCAGGATTCTGTGCTGGCAGCAGAGTACACCCGCTTCATGCAAGAGTGGCCTTTTGCGCTGACATCAAAATGATGTATCACCAAATTCGAGTCGACGAGCGGGGGGCTAATTTTTCTGACGCGGTTCAGGCTTTACTCCGAGATCGATACGTCGATGACATTCTTACTGGCGCCGACACCGTCGATGCAGCCCTCGTGCTGAGGGGCCAACTCATCCAGCTGCTGAGCCTGGGAGGCTTCCCGCTGGGGAAGTGGGTCGCCAACACACCGGAAGTTATCGAAGAGCTGCCCAGTGAAGACTGCCTGCGCCCAACGTGGGTCCAACTTGTAGCCGATGGGCCGGTCACCGAATTAGGAATCGGCTGGAATCCAATCGATGACACTTTTCGATTCGCTCCCCCCTCCCCCCGTTTCGAGGAGCATCAACGAACCAAGCGAGAGATTCTCGCTGCGATGGCTGCCATCTTCGATCTAATCTAATTTCTAAATAGTTCAACAAATATCTGTACAAAAATTCCGATATCTAGCTTCAATACAACACAAATGGAATAGTAATACTGGACTTGGACATCAGTTACCAGGGtaagatataaaattttgatgttacttaattaaaaatgaccgaataaaaatgtaagcctttatcaataaatattttcaaattaatgtTTAGTTAAATGTTTAATgcctttattaataaataatttatattttatattgaatgatatattttcttgagtgcaatcataacctaaaattttaaattcatattgcTTGGCGGGTAACTGGCGAAAacgatttaaataaattcgCGTAATTTCTCAAATTCGGGTATTAATCGGCAACAACTTCTCAACATCTCTACTAGGGTACAACAAGGAAAAGAGGCAAATCCAAAAAGGTTCCGAAATCAGCCGATACTGCAgacaaaaaaagaatattgaCAGAATCGGAAAACTCTGGAAAcataagagagagaaaacgacgGGTTGTAGTTTACACCGAGAGCACAGGTCCAGATAaatcttaaatattttaaacattAAGATTGTCTTAATGTACTAATTTCACTCAAAATATATTAGtatcaatatttatttgttttttttattaatgacgTCTGCTAAtgcgaaaaaatatgtataaaaagcATAAACAATTACTTTCCGATAAATTGGGCATTTCGGGGAATTGTTTCCAAAATTGTGATTTAAAAgtataaacataaaaaatcaGTCTGTTGGAACATATTGAATCTGCAATTCCGATGTACTACGTTGAatagaaaatgtttttattatgCGGCTTGCGTATAGAAGTATAGTTTTTTCACTAATATATCACTTTCCAACGTCCAAAGAACTCatttagtaaaaataataatagtttcTCAATAGGTAGAGTGTCACACTTTGCACTGCGCTGGAACCCATGTGGGAGTAGCCCTGTTGAAAAACCACATATGAGAATCAAATGTGATTTTAGCGTGACTTTTAGATGAGAGTCAAGCGAGTCAAGCGAGTCAAGCGATCGATATTGACCCCATTTTTCTCGATCACTTTTGTAAGTAGATGAATTCAGTATGTTATTCATTTCAGCAACTAATCTAGTCATTACGGTACCAGATGTTTGAACTGTCTTTAGTATAGAACCTTCACTATTACCTCAGCAGCCATTTGCTAGCACACTCTGAAGACGTTCAACGTTCTCGTGCGGCACAAGCATCATATTGGCGTATTTCATGTTGTCTACTTA
This Nasonia vitripennis strain AsymCx unplaced genomic scaffold, Nvit_psr_1.1 unplaced0003, whole genome shotgun sequence DNA region includes the following protein-coding sequences:
- the LOC103315686 gene encoding uncharacterized protein LOC103315686 codes for the protein MKAQLTLHLPDHHTPLAFEALCVRNLGISTPASPVDGQATLPWQGLKLADPQFGTSGDIELLMGADVLPDILRAGLLRRCDLTAQRTAVGWTISGRASTAHTATQTSACLVLRSEIETPWHQQLMGALQRFWEVEEMPRSIRQSPEDEACERIFLEHRRETGGRYFVRLPVKPGALALLEDGLAGARVALRSLQRRMSQDSVLAAEYTRFMQEWPFALTSK